A genomic stretch from Patagioenas fasciata isolate bPatFas1 chromosome 8, bPatFas1.hap1, whole genome shotgun sequence includes:
- the GPAM gene encoding glycerol-3-phosphate acyltransferase 1, mitochondrial isoform X1 produces the protein MDETALSLGTIDVSYLSASAECSISRCKHSSEEWGECNSRPTLFRSATLKWKETLLSRKRPFVGRCCYVCTPQSRDNFFNASIPSLGLRNVIYINETHTRYRGWLARRLCYVLFVQERDVHKGMFAKNLTENVLNNSRVQKAILDEASESSVPGSFTQMDPKAVNKVKKKARKILQEMVATVSPALIRLTGWVLLKLFNSFFWNIQIHRGQIEMVKAATEMNLPLIFLPVHKSHIDYLLLTFILFCHNIKAPYIAAGNNLNIPIFSTLIRKLGGFFIRRKLDQSPDGRKDFLYRALLYVHVEELLRQQQFLEIFLEGTRSRSGKTSGARAGLLSIVVDALFSNATPDVLIIPVGISYDRIIEGHYNSEQLGKPKKNESLWSIARGVFRMLRKNYGCVRVDFAQPFSLREYVNSQSQKPVPAPLSLEQALLPAILPSRPNDTVDEGAEASVPNSRDITSEPFRRELISNLAEHILFTANKSCAVMSTHIVACLLLYRHRQGTDLSRLVEDFFSMKEEVLARDFDLGFSGNSDDVVMHAIHLLGNCVTITNTSRNNEFFITPSTTIPAVFELNFYSNGVLHVFIKEAIIACSLHAVQSRRYRNGTSGASPSLISQEHLVRKAASLCYLLSNEFTVSLPCQVIYQVCHESVERLIQYGILLVAEQDDQEDVSPSLTEQQWDKKLPEPLSWRSDEEDEDSDFGEEQRDCYLKVSQSQEHQQYITFLQRLLGPLLEAYSSAVTFVHNFTGPVTESEYVQKLHRHLISRTEKNVAVYAESATYSHVRNAVKVFKEIGVFNQTKQRRDIILELSTTFLPQRNRQKLLEFIMSFMVL, from the exons AGCAGAGTGCAGTATCAGTAGATGTAAGCATTCCAGTGAAGAATGG GGAGAGTGTAACTCTAGGCCCACTCTCTTCCGATCCGCCACTTTAAAATGGAAAGAGACTTTGCTGAGCAGAAAAAGGCCGTTTGTGGGACGATGTTGCTACGTCTGCACTCCCCAGAGCCGG GATAACTTCTTCAATGCCAGTATTCCTTCTTTGGGTCTACGTAATGTCATATATATCAATGAAACACATACAAG GTACAGAGGGTGGCTTGCAAGGCGCCTTTGTTATGTCCTTTTTGTGCAAGAGAGGGATGTTCACAAGGGTATGTTTGCCAAGAATCTGACCGAAAACGTGCTGAATAACAGCAG AGTCCAGAAGGCCATTCTAGATGAAGCTTCTGAATCAAGTGTTCCAGGTAGTTTTACTCAGATGGATCCTAAAGCTGTCAACAAAGTGAAGAAGAAAGCTAGGAAAATTCTCCAAGAAATGGTGGCAACTGTATCGCCTGCTTTAATCAG GCTGACTGGCTGGGTGTTACTGAAGTTGTTTAACAGCTTTTTCTGGAATATTCAGATCCACAGAGGTCAAATAGAAATGGTTAAAGCAGCAACAGAG ATGAATTTGCCTCTTATCTTCTTACCTGTTCACAAATCGCACATTGACTACCTGCTGCTTACGTTCATTCTTTTCTGCCATAACATCAAAGCACCCTACATTGCTGCAGGGAACAATCTCAACATCCCCATCTTCAG CACATTGATCCGCAAGCTGGGAGGATTTTTCATTCGTCGAAAGTTAGATCAGAGTCCTGATGGTCGTAAGGACTTCCTCTACAGAGCTTTGCTCTATGTG CACGTAGAAGAATTGTTGAGACAGCAGCAGTTTTTAGAAATATTCTTGGAAGGCACGCGGTCTCGAAGTGGAAAGACATCTGGAGCTAGAGCAGGTCTTTTATCTATAGTGGTGGATGCTCTCTTCTCAAATGCTACTCCTGACGTCCTAATTATACCTGTGGGAATCTCCTATGATCGCATAATTGAGGGTCACTACAACAGTGAACAGCTG GGCAAGCCGAAGAAGAATGAAAGTCTTTGGAGTATAGCTAGAGGAGTCTTCAGAATGCTGCGAAAGAATTATGGATGTGTCAGAGTAGATTTTGCACAACCATTTTCCTTAAGA GAATATGTAAACAGCCAAAGCCAAAAACCTGTGCCTGCTCCTCTTTCTTTGGAACAAGCTTTGTTACCAGCTATACTTCCATCAAG ACCTAATGATACTGTGGATGAAGGTGCAGAGGCCTCAGTGCCCAACTCCAGGGATATCACCAGTGAACCCTTTAGAAGAGAGCTGATATCCAACTTGGCCGAGCATATTTTGTTCA CTGCGAACAAGTCCTGTGCTGTGATGTCTACCCACATtgttgcctgtttgctgctgtaCAGACACAGGCAG GGAACTGATCTTTCCAGGTTGGTAGAAGATTTCTTTTCCATGAAGGAGGAGGTCTTAGCCCGTGACTTTGACTTGGGATTTTCAGGGAACTCAGATGATGTTGTCATGCACGCCATCCACTTGCTGGGGAACTGTGTAACCATCACCAACACTAGCCGAAACAACGAGTTCTTCATCACTCCCAGCACAACCATACCTGCTGTCTTTGAACTCAACTTCTACAGCAACGGAGTACTTCATGTGTTCATTAAAGAGGCCATTATAG CCTGCAGTCTTCATGCGGTTCAGAGTAGGAGGTATAGAAATGGTACCAGCGGTGCTTCTCCCAGTTTGATTAGTCAGGAACACCTGGTCCGAAAAGCTGCCAGCTTGTGTTACTTGCTTTCTAATGAATTTACTGTGTCTTTG CCTTGCCAGGTGATATATCAAGTTTGCCACGAATCTGTGGAAAGGCTGATACAATATGGCATTCTTCTGGTCGCCGAG CAGGATGATCAGGAGGATGTTAGCCCCAGTCTTACGGAGCAGCAGTGGGATAAAAAACTCCCTGAGCCGTTATCTTGGAGAAGTGACGAGGAAGATGAAGACAGTGATTTTGGAGAAGAGCAGAGAGATTGTTACCTGAAG GTGAGCCAGTCTCAAGAGCACCAGCAGTACATCACTTTCCTGCAGAGGTTGTTGGGACCTTTACTGGAGGCGTATAGCTCTGCTGTCACCTTTGTGCACAATTTTACTGGTCCCGTTACAGAGTCTGAATATGTTCAGAAGTTACACAGGCACTTAATAAGCAGGACAGAGAAGAATGTTGCTGTATATG CTGAGAGTGCTACCTACAGTCATGTGAGAAACGCAGTGAAGGTCTTTAAGGAAAttggg GTTTTCAATCAGACGAAACAAAGACGAGACATCATTTTGGAACTGAGCACTACGTTCCTACCTCAGCGCAACAGGCAAAAACTACTGGAATTCATCATGAGCTTCATGGTATTATAG
- the GPAM gene encoding glycerol-3-phosphate acyltransferase 1, mitochondrial isoform X2, which yields MDETALSLGTIDVSYLSASAECSISRCKHSSEEWGECNSRPTLFRSATLKWKETLLSRKRPFVGRCCYVCTPQSRDNFFNASIPSLGLRNVIYINETHTRYRGWLARRLCYVLFVQERDVHKGMFAKNLTENVLNNSRVQKAILDEASESSVPGSFTQMDPKAVNKVKKKARKILQEMVATVSPALIRLTGWVLLKLFNSFFWNIQIHRGQIEMVKAATEMNLPLIFLPVHKSHIDYLLLTFILFCHNIKAPYIAAGNNLNIPIFSTLIRKLGGFFIRRKLDQSPDGRKDFLYRALLYVHVEELLRQQQFLEIFLEGTRSRSGKTSGARAGLLSIVVDALFSNATPDVLIIPVGISYDRIIEGHYNSEQLGKPKKNESLWSIARGVFRMLRKNYGCVRVDFAQPFSLREYVNSQSQKPVPAPLSLEQALLPAILPSRPNDTVDEGAEASVPNSRDITSEPFRRELISNLAEHILFTANKSCAVMSTHIVACLLLYRHRQGTDLSRLVEDFFSMKEEVLARDFDLGFSGNSDDVVMHAIHLLGNCVTITNTSRNNEFFITPSTTIPAVFELNFYSNGVLHVFIKEAIIACSLHAVQSRRYRNGTSGASPSLISQEHLVRKAASLCYLLSNEFTVSLPCQVIYQVCHESVERLIQYGILLVAEDDQEDVSPSLTEQQWDKKLPEPLSWRSDEEDEDSDFGEEQRDCYLKVSQSQEHQQYITFLQRLLGPLLEAYSSAVTFVHNFTGPVTESEYVQKLHRHLISRTEKNVAVYAESATYSHVRNAVKVFKEIGVFNQTKQRRDIILELSTTFLPQRNRQKLLEFIMSFMVL from the exons AGCAGAGTGCAGTATCAGTAGATGTAAGCATTCCAGTGAAGAATGG GGAGAGTGTAACTCTAGGCCCACTCTCTTCCGATCCGCCACTTTAAAATGGAAAGAGACTTTGCTGAGCAGAAAAAGGCCGTTTGTGGGACGATGTTGCTACGTCTGCACTCCCCAGAGCCGG GATAACTTCTTCAATGCCAGTATTCCTTCTTTGGGTCTACGTAATGTCATATATATCAATGAAACACATACAAG GTACAGAGGGTGGCTTGCAAGGCGCCTTTGTTATGTCCTTTTTGTGCAAGAGAGGGATGTTCACAAGGGTATGTTTGCCAAGAATCTGACCGAAAACGTGCTGAATAACAGCAG AGTCCAGAAGGCCATTCTAGATGAAGCTTCTGAATCAAGTGTTCCAGGTAGTTTTACTCAGATGGATCCTAAAGCTGTCAACAAAGTGAAGAAGAAAGCTAGGAAAATTCTCCAAGAAATGGTGGCAACTGTATCGCCTGCTTTAATCAG GCTGACTGGCTGGGTGTTACTGAAGTTGTTTAACAGCTTTTTCTGGAATATTCAGATCCACAGAGGTCAAATAGAAATGGTTAAAGCAGCAACAGAG ATGAATTTGCCTCTTATCTTCTTACCTGTTCACAAATCGCACATTGACTACCTGCTGCTTACGTTCATTCTTTTCTGCCATAACATCAAAGCACCCTACATTGCTGCAGGGAACAATCTCAACATCCCCATCTTCAG CACATTGATCCGCAAGCTGGGAGGATTTTTCATTCGTCGAAAGTTAGATCAGAGTCCTGATGGTCGTAAGGACTTCCTCTACAGAGCTTTGCTCTATGTG CACGTAGAAGAATTGTTGAGACAGCAGCAGTTTTTAGAAATATTCTTGGAAGGCACGCGGTCTCGAAGTGGAAAGACATCTGGAGCTAGAGCAGGTCTTTTATCTATAGTGGTGGATGCTCTCTTCTCAAATGCTACTCCTGACGTCCTAATTATACCTGTGGGAATCTCCTATGATCGCATAATTGAGGGTCACTACAACAGTGAACAGCTG GGCAAGCCGAAGAAGAATGAAAGTCTTTGGAGTATAGCTAGAGGAGTCTTCAGAATGCTGCGAAAGAATTATGGATGTGTCAGAGTAGATTTTGCACAACCATTTTCCTTAAGA GAATATGTAAACAGCCAAAGCCAAAAACCTGTGCCTGCTCCTCTTTCTTTGGAACAAGCTTTGTTACCAGCTATACTTCCATCAAG ACCTAATGATACTGTGGATGAAGGTGCAGAGGCCTCAGTGCCCAACTCCAGGGATATCACCAGTGAACCCTTTAGAAGAGAGCTGATATCCAACTTGGCCGAGCATATTTTGTTCA CTGCGAACAAGTCCTGTGCTGTGATGTCTACCCACATtgttgcctgtttgctgctgtaCAGACACAGGCAG GGAACTGATCTTTCCAGGTTGGTAGAAGATTTCTTTTCCATGAAGGAGGAGGTCTTAGCCCGTGACTTTGACTTGGGATTTTCAGGGAACTCAGATGATGTTGTCATGCACGCCATCCACTTGCTGGGGAACTGTGTAACCATCACCAACACTAGCCGAAACAACGAGTTCTTCATCACTCCCAGCACAACCATACCTGCTGTCTTTGAACTCAACTTCTACAGCAACGGAGTACTTCATGTGTTCATTAAAGAGGCCATTATAG CCTGCAGTCTTCATGCGGTTCAGAGTAGGAGGTATAGAAATGGTACCAGCGGTGCTTCTCCCAGTTTGATTAGTCAGGAACACCTGGTCCGAAAAGCTGCCAGCTTGTGTTACTTGCTTTCTAATGAATTTACTGTGTCTTTG CCTTGCCAGGTGATATATCAAGTTTGCCACGAATCTGTGGAAAGGCTGATACAATATGGCATTCTTCTGGTCGCCGAG GATGATCAGGAGGATGTTAGCCCCAGTCTTACGGAGCAGCAGTGGGATAAAAAACTCCCTGAGCCGTTATCTTGGAGAAGTGACGAGGAAGATGAAGACAGTGATTTTGGAGAAGAGCAGAGAGATTGTTACCTGAAG GTGAGCCAGTCTCAAGAGCACCAGCAGTACATCACTTTCCTGCAGAGGTTGTTGGGACCTTTACTGGAGGCGTATAGCTCTGCTGTCACCTTTGTGCACAATTTTACTGGTCCCGTTACAGAGTCTGAATATGTTCAGAAGTTACACAGGCACTTAATAAGCAGGACAGAGAAGAATGTTGCTGTATATG CTGAGAGTGCTACCTACAGTCATGTGAGAAACGCAGTGAAGGTCTTTAAGGAAAttggg GTTTTCAATCAGACGAAACAAAGACGAGACATCATTTTGGAACTGAGCACTACGTTCCTACCTCAGCGCAACAGGCAAAAACTACTGGAATTCATCATGAGCTTCATGGTATTATAG
- the GPAM gene encoding glycerol-3-phosphate acyltransferase 1, mitochondrial isoform X3 codes for MDETALSLGTIDVSYLSASAECSISRCKHSSEEWGECNSRPTLFRSATLKWKETLLSRKRPFVGRCCYVCTPQSRDNFFNASIPSLGLRNVIYINETHTRYRGWLARRLCYVLFVQERDVHKGMFAKNLTENVLNNSRVQKAILDEASESSVPGSFTQMDPKAVNKVKKKARKILQEMVATVSPALIRLTGWVLLKLFNSFFWNIQIHRGQIEMVKAATEMNLPLIFLPVHKSHIDYLLLTFILFCHNIKAPYIAAGNNLNIPIFSTLIRKLGGFFIRRKLDQSPDGRKDFLYRALLYVHVEELLRQQQFLEIFLEGTRSRSGKTSGARAGLLSIVVDALFSNATPDVLIIPVGISYDRIIEGHYNSEQLGKPKKNESLWSIARGVFRMLRKNYGCVRVDFAQPFSLREYVNSQSQKPVPAPLSLEQALLPAILPSRPNDTVDEGAEASVPNSRDITSEPFRRELISNLAEHILFTANKSCAVMSTHIVACLLLYRHRQGTDLSRLVEDFFSMKEEVLARDFDLGFSGNSDDVVMHAIHLLGNCVTITNTSRNNEFFITPSTTIPAVFELNFYSNGVLHVFIKEAIIACSLHAVQSRRYRNGTSGASPSLISQEHLVRKAASLCYLLSNEFTVSLPCQVIYQVCHESVERLIQYGILLVAENTITVQIHPVCTYVSLVFVVSGRLPHCALARELYNTIQLYKALY; via the exons AGCAGAGTGCAGTATCAGTAGATGTAAGCATTCCAGTGAAGAATGG GGAGAGTGTAACTCTAGGCCCACTCTCTTCCGATCCGCCACTTTAAAATGGAAAGAGACTTTGCTGAGCAGAAAAAGGCCGTTTGTGGGACGATGTTGCTACGTCTGCACTCCCCAGAGCCGG GATAACTTCTTCAATGCCAGTATTCCTTCTTTGGGTCTACGTAATGTCATATATATCAATGAAACACATACAAG GTACAGAGGGTGGCTTGCAAGGCGCCTTTGTTATGTCCTTTTTGTGCAAGAGAGGGATGTTCACAAGGGTATGTTTGCCAAGAATCTGACCGAAAACGTGCTGAATAACAGCAG AGTCCAGAAGGCCATTCTAGATGAAGCTTCTGAATCAAGTGTTCCAGGTAGTTTTACTCAGATGGATCCTAAAGCTGTCAACAAAGTGAAGAAGAAAGCTAGGAAAATTCTCCAAGAAATGGTGGCAACTGTATCGCCTGCTTTAATCAG GCTGACTGGCTGGGTGTTACTGAAGTTGTTTAACAGCTTTTTCTGGAATATTCAGATCCACAGAGGTCAAATAGAAATGGTTAAAGCAGCAACAGAG ATGAATTTGCCTCTTATCTTCTTACCTGTTCACAAATCGCACATTGACTACCTGCTGCTTACGTTCATTCTTTTCTGCCATAACATCAAAGCACCCTACATTGCTGCAGGGAACAATCTCAACATCCCCATCTTCAG CACATTGATCCGCAAGCTGGGAGGATTTTTCATTCGTCGAAAGTTAGATCAGAGTCCTGATGGTCGTAAGGACTTCCTCTACAGAGCTTTGCTCTATGTG CACGTAGAAGAATTGTTGAGACAGCAGCAGTTTTTAGAAATATTCTTGGAAGGCACGCGGTCTCGAAGTGGAAAGACATCTGGAGCTAGAGCAGGTCTTTTATCTATAGTGGTGGATGCTCTCTTCTCAAATGCTACTCCTGACGTCCTAATTATACCTGTGGGAATCTCCTATGATCGCATAATTGAGGGTCACTACAACAGTGAACAGCTG GGCAAGCCGAAGAAGAATGAAAGTCTTTGGAGTATAGCTAGAGGAGTCTTCAGAATGCTGCGAAAGAATTATGGATGTGTCAGAGTAGATTTTGCACAACCATTTTCCTTAAGA GAATATGTAAACAGCCAAAGCCAAAAACCTGTGCCTGCTCCTCTTTCTTTGGAACAAGCTTTGTTACCAGCTATACTTCCATCAAG ACCTAATGATACTGTGGATGAAGGTGCAGAGGCCTCAGTGCCCAACTCCAGGGATATCACCAGTGAACCCTTTAGAAGAGAGCTGATATCCAACTTGGCCGAGCATATTTTGTTCA CTGCGAACAAGTCCTGTGCTGTGATGTCTACCCACATtgttgcctgtttgctgctgtaCAGACACAGGCAG GGAACTGATCTTTCCAGGTTGGTAGAAGATTTCTTTTCCATGAAGGAGGAGGTCTTAGCCCGTGACTTTGACTTGGGATTTTCAGGGAACTCAGATGATGTTGTCATGCACGCCATCCACTTGCTGGGGAACTGTGTAACCATCACCAACACTAGCCGAAACAACGAGTTCTTCATCACTCCCAGCACAACCATACCTGCTGTCTTTGAACTCAACTTCTACAGCAACGGAGTACTTCATGTGTTCATTAAAGAGGCCATTATAG CCTGCAGTCTTCATGCGGTTCAGAGTAGGAGGTATAGAAATGGTACCAGCGGTGCTTCTCCCAGTTTGATTAGTCAGGAACACCTGGTCCGAAAAGCTGCCAGCTTGTGTTACTTGCTTTCTAATGAATTTACTGTGTCTTTG CCTTGCCAGGTGATATATCAAGTTTGCCACGAATCTGTGGAAAGGCTGATACAATATGGCATTCTTCTGGTCGCCGAG AACACAATCACTGTTCAGATACATCCGGTATGTACATATGTGTCGCTTGTGTTTGTTGTCTCTGGCAGATTACctcactgtgcccttgcaagggAACTTTACAATACTATACAACTTTACAAAGCACTTTACTAA